From Xiphophorus couchianus chromosome 7, X_couchianus-1.0, whole genome shotgun sequence:
AATCTATAAATCATACAATAATGcaggaaaacacaataaaactaaaaagattTGAATGTGTGATATTGTGTGCATCAATCTGATGTCACTTCTGCTTGCGTTATGGATCAAAATGGCATGGCAAACATGAACACACAACATATTCGCTCCGGTGGAAGCAACTCGCGTAAAGCCTGTTCGCTGGATGCTATCTGACTCAAAGCTGAGatctttctgttctttgttttctttttttatttgtcactgAATAACCTAAGACCGTCCAAACTCAGAACCTTGCCGTTCCACTTTCGTGTGTCTTCGTGTTtacaaaaatgtctcaaaatgcATGGATAATTCTAATATTCTGCTCACATTTATGCAGCCGTACAACTGAACACCTTTGAGGAAGGACCTggattcaaactttttaaataaagaggaaaatataTGTAAGATATATACAAACTTAAGTACTCAAAAGGACTGTGATCCGTTGCCAAATGAATGCCTTTTATGATGTCACCATAGGCATGTGTGATAGGAAGCTTTCAGGGAGTTTTGATCTTGCTTAAATAGCAActtgaaacaaaactgaaaaaaacaacaaaaaaaactgtaccCAGCATGTAGCCAAAATTATATAAGATGAGTTCTATTTATTTCCTGAAGAGGTTGGTGTGTAGCTTTACTGGCGGATTTCCTGGTGTCCATTaaaggcaaaataaaacaaaccataaaCATAGCTTCAGGCTAACCCGATCAGAGACGATGACCACTGTCAGCTCAGTATTTCACAGAAATAACAGCTTGCTGAAAAGAATCTCCATATCTTCTGCAGCACATTCATTCATTACTCAGTAGGCGCTCATTTTGCATGAATGATCGTTGGAGAGCTGCATGGAGGCCTGCGGCCCTGCTGAGTTGTTAAGGAAGCTTCGCTTGCCTTTAAGGGAGCCTTCAGCTAGTCTGCATCGGTGTCTCTATAGGGATTACATCATGGGAGATTCCTAACCAATCAAATACGTTGATGTGAGAGTCATTGAATCAGGTGCTGGTACTTTTAGCTCTGCAGAGGTGCCAAGATATCCTTGAAAATGAAATCAACTCCAGAAACCTTGTGAGCTGAGGGGAGTGCTCTAAAATGTGCTATCTCAGCCTGCTTAGCGTCTGCGTGGCTGCACTCTTCTCTCCCAAACTGCTTTGCTTCACAATACCTCTCAATTCTGTGGTGAACCCTTTTGCtggtgtacatttttttttttttttttttgccaattaaCTTTCCTAGAATAAACTCTACTACAGCACTCGTTAGAAAGCATTCTCCTTTCATGGCGTAGCATAGcatttatgcatgtttttttgttcttcagtttctgaaaaaagctgaatttcagattttcattagccaaatagattttattgtaatctatATGTGtcaaaatgaagagaaataaacaattaaaagacACTGCAACGTGTGTATTTAGTCTATATTACATATGACTCACTTTTTGAAATAATCTACGGAGACATTAACTTTTTGTTGacattctaatttaaaaaaggtgaagcaggaaatgtatatatatatatatatatatatatatatatatatatatatatgcaggtTATTGAATGAATTTTGGCTAAAATTTTCAAAGCTGATCCACAAATTAAGCTTATCTACtaagaaagtttttgttttctattttaaatacatattgttGAAGTATGTTGGTCttatgctgccacctagtggaaGCAATTATGGTTGCATAAAGTATTCAATTTCACAGAAATGAGGTTGACATCGTCACCTATACCTAAAATAAAAGCCTATGTCATTTTGTGGCAAAAGtgacttttgcaaaaaaataaataaaaagaaatcacattttcaaaagatgATTCAggcaaatacaaaaataaaaaattaaataaaataaaaaacatgagcaGAATGTTGTTTTGTCTCAAAGCCAAATATATTTGCtagtgtttttattctgttctgcTGTTATAAATATGATCTCTTGTATGAATAGAAAAACGTCTACTACTAACCAGCACATTTTTCTACTAATCAGGGAGAACGTAAAAgatctttgaacattttaagtGAATAGCTTCAAAAAGTAGATTGCTTAAGATCACAACCATTAATTAGCATGTGTGtttaagaaacacaaataaacccaaaatttcaaaacttttgatTGGTtgaaataatgattattttgaaTGTAATATCCACGATATTACATTCATGGACTTGGTATTatcaaaattttactttatggcgttttatttagattacatTTATTCTTTGTTGACATACAACTCTTGAAATGTTGCTAGGATACCTAAAGATCACTGTCAGCAATAATCTTATATCTTAATAAATAAtcttatattaataataataataataagaagaagtaatattattataaaattaagttattacaatataataataataataaaaataataataatagcgtACTTTAACTTCACcgtgatgttgtgttttttttagatgtataTGTgtatgattttgtattttttccccccttcatGTTAAACTAAAATCCAAATATTCCTGAAGCGCCATCCAGGCGGCGAGTTTCGTCATGATTCGGATGTCCTCGGGATTTCCCGGGCATCTTCGCCGATGCTTCGTTGGTTTCCGGTCAGCGTCGCCATCTGCTTTCTCGTCCTTCTCCAATCTCCGTGTTGTTGTTCCCGGTGACGCGGCGGAGGTGTAGCCTGACGCGGGCTCTTACGTGTCGGCCAGAATAAAAGTGGAGCTCCGGAGACCCGGGAGTGACGAAAGGGTGTCTGTATCGGTAAGGAGGAAGGGACGTCCGGGGTTCAGAGGGACGGGAGGTGGCCGCTGAAAGTGTCGGTTTAGTCGGGTTCGGTCCGAAGGAAACAAAGAGATCATGGCGCCGCGGTGTGTTTGTAGcaggatggagggagggaggctGCGGCTGTTTGGGAGAACCCGAGGACCCGAGCCGCTTTGACAGTGAAGCGAGGCGGCCACTTTGTTTGTTAACACATTATAAACTGTTAAAGCGTTATTATCGCGCTCAACTGCCAAAGGCTGCTACAGTGCAAAAGCCGCTAAATGCGCAAATTTTTGCGCCGTTTTCTAAAAAGGTGCCCTGAAAATCGCTCGGTATGCTCAGTTTGTTTCCTCCAACTTTTAACCGTTTATTTTATTGCCCTCTAAAACATTTCCACCACGTCACGTCTTAAAACAgctctgttattattattattattttttttttttccatccatgaAGTTTTCTCCGTTAGAGCCCTCCTGTTTGGCCGACtctgaaaaacatgaagatttattttattttattttttttacgcTTAATCGTTTTCTCGGCCGCatagtgtttttattgtgtgtgtgtttttttttgttgtttttgtaaaaaaacatcTCCTGGGAGTAAACCGTTCGCCTTGGGTGGGTGGGCGTTGCCCGGCCATGTGGCTGGGCTGTCACTCGCAGAGCGTCCAAgtgatttttgaaaagcagagggAGAAATGTGTAAAGCCAATCATGCGGCGGAGAGACGCTACGCACAGTGTGAGATCACCGACAACCGGGAACAACACGTTCCGGATCAGCAGCGGCCTCAGCACACCTACAGATCACCGGAGCCAGACTTACATCGAAAGGCTGCTTCTGATTGGTATTATTTCGAAACAAAGACCTCGGATCTGGCTCAGCTTGTCAGAGGgttcttatattttatatttcagtacctagtaaaaataaataaataaaatagagtcCATGTGCggataatttaatttcttctaaCAGATTCTAATCCTAACACtgatatgtaaatatttgacatttctaTGTCCttctatgcaaataaaaatacctaCTATGCAGTCatgatcaatttaaaaaatcgaaattgccttttttaattttttttatttaccataaTCCTGGATGACAGGGGTGTCACTAAGCCTATTTTAGGGGGCCTGAAGCCCTCCAAAAtaatgtggtgtttttttttccttctagtttccccccccccattaTTTTACAAAGCTGTCAATAAACTTTGTGACAACACAGTGCTCTGGTTATATGCAATGGTTGCTTAAAACACAGTAAAGTAACTCTGTTAAATCTTTCCTCAAAAGTGAAAAAGCAACTTCTCAGCTTTTGTTAGCTGAGGGCTAAGCCCCCCTTGTCCttaaaagggcagtattatgtgttttccaggcacacagtgccatttcatagcacgatcaagtaactatattatcttcagttgttataaaatgctataaatatatatgtaaatatatatatataaaacaaagtatacatatatatataacaaaacaaatatgacataaaagagatttttacttcctgatttaattcCTTGAAATTGCACAtctgtctttaaaaactcttgctctttctgtaAAGCTCAACAAAGTTGATTTTACTtgatactgcctctttaaaccCTAGTGACGTCCCTGATGAATgcgcttaattttttttctattaaaaccATCCATAGATGGTGAAGAAATGTAAtactcattaaaataaattagtcttTTGGCTCATTATGTGTCTGAGAAACCCAGCGATGGGCCAATCTATGATTATCCATGTAGTTAAAAAGGTTGCATCACAGACCCGCCTACACCGTACTACACAAACTGGTGTAGTATTTAAAGGTCTCTTGACACTTTGACCGTATTAAAGTGGATTTGCTTCATAAAAACCTATTTGAAAGAATAGTGAAATTttgggaaaggaaaaaaaaaagaagtattatttcttattttgaacatttttctccCAAAGATGCCAATAAATGTAGATAGCCTAAGAGATCCCCCTCAAAAGCTCAGTTTTTACCCACTTTGGCTCTGATTTCCCATCCTCAGCTTCGCCAATGAAGATGGAACCAGCAGCCGAGGCTCAGCAGGCGGCAGACACTGCTGTGACTGAGAGCCAGCAGATCACCCAGGCACAGATCGCCACTTTAGCGCAGGTAACACGAGACAGTCGGACGCTTTCTTCTGTTTGGAGTGCAGAGTCTGTATTCCTTAAGGTTGGATTATGTATCGAGTGATGGGAGGTGTTGACGGACACTGATTTGGAGTTTTGCAAATTTCACACCGGCTCCCATCGAACAGAATGTTGTCTCACCTCTGCGTTTAAGGTATCCATGGCAGCAGGACACGCCTCAGCAACGGGTCCCACCGTAACGCTGGTGCAGCTTCCCAACGGACAGACGGTCCAGGTCCACGGAGTCATTCAGGCCGCACAGCCGTCTGTTATCCAGTCCCCGCAGGTCCAGGCCGTGCAGGTAAAACACGCTTGAGTTGAAGTGGGTAATAACATACGTTAAGTTTAATCCATGCACCAcgctttgtttatttgttggaTTTAGATCTCCACCATTGCTGAAAGTGAAGACTCTCAGGAGTCAGTCGACAGCGTGACGGACTCCCAGAAGCGCAGAGAGATTCTATCGCGGCGTCCATCATACAGGTAACCCGGTCTGGCCAGGATGGCTCAGAATAATGTTTTCCTGGATCGGCTCAGGTTTAGCTTTTTACGTCTTTTACTATTTAGCTTCTCGTAGTGGTCAATGAACTTGCTGCAATAACTCTAACTTACCTCTTATTGTTTTAATCTCCACCAAGAAACCTGCAGTTGTGAGAATTCACAACTGTTTCCTGTCTCAAAAGGAAAATCCTGAACGACCTTTCGTCCGACGCGCCAGCAGTCCCTCGGATCGAGGAGGAAAAGGCTGAAGAGGACTCGTCTGCTGCCGTAGCTACGCCCGCCATCACCACCGTTACCGTGCCGACACCCATCTACCAGACCAGCAGCGGACAGTACAGTAAGTGTCAGCTGGCTTCACGTGTGTACAGTTTGTCTCTAAACAGGAAACGAGAAAGCAAATcgtattttttgccaaaatagACTCGCACCTAGGCGTGCACGATATATTGGCACTAATGtcggtatcggccgatattggtaatttttttaacttatcaGTTTTGGCCTGATATTGACAACCAATATTAATTTTTatcttgtttccattttgtctgTATAGGGAGTCTGCAAATATCGGTTATTGGCCATAACAGTGATATTATCAGATATTAAAATCAGTCCACATTTTTTATATCGCTGCATCCCAAATCACATGTCAAATGTTACTGCTGCAtactttctttgtcttttaaagcCGTCATCTTGAACTTGGGTACAATTTCCATTACCTGATGTACTTTAGGCTTCATTTCTGTTAGAACAAAAATGATCATCTGCCTGCATAAACAACACGCACAAGTGACTTAAGAGAAAAAACTACTTCCAGTCAAGACCAAATAAGGTGATTGaggtaaaaaaaggaaaaaatgttgtgaatgaAATTAAAGATGCACAGCCTGAGTGTTATGACTGATGTCCACTTTTACGTGccaatattatttatataaaataaaaattaaaaataaagtaaaactagagataaaacagaaataataataaaaatctaatgaGAATCAGAATTACCAGACCACTTATCTCAGAGATAGAAATACCCTTTCTTATTTCTCATTtgctctttatgtttttttctgccatttgtCCCTCCAACCGTACAGTTGCAATCACGCAGGGCGGAGCCATTCAGCTGGCCAATAACGGCACAGATGGAGTTCAGGGCCTTCAGACTCTGACCATGACCAACGCTGCTGCAGCAGCCGCCCAGCCGGGAACCACCATCCTGCAGTACGCACAGACCAGCGACGGCCAGCAGATACTGGTTCCCAGTAACCAGGTGGTGGTCCAAGGTGAGTGCTGGATCCTttcttatctttattttttattttttttaattgctgagGAACCtttgatattttctgttgttaGATTCAAGTAATTCCTAAGGTGATTTACTACAAAACAGGGTGTAAAAacgctttttcttttttctttttttttttaactcaacaCATATAGCCACCTCAGGTGATGTTCAGGCCTATCAAATCCGAGCAGCTCCAGCCAACACCATCACCTCTGGTGTTGTCATGGCGTCCTCTCCCGCCCTCCCGACACAAGGAGCCACAGAAGAAGTCACCAGAAAACGGGAAGTCCGACTCATGAAGAACAGGTATGAGCAGGGGACGGACGGCCATCTTTGCGTTGGAGTATTGCCTTAAAGCGGCAGTATTCTGTAAAATCGACTCATTCGCTCATCAAATTCATACCCAGAGGGTGTCCTTGATTCTTTGATGCAtatttaagaaatcctttaatctcccgttcAGCTGTaaaaaacgcctggttggacgtAGCACCGTTTTTGAGACCCAGCTCCAaacttccacctcacagagcctTTCCTCCCCTCCACTCAGCttcttcagactagccagcagcaattagcaaacacctggtggaactgctgagctcaataTACGAGCCACGTCTCAGTGcagcgctggtaaaaacgttgctaaagggttaatagaggacgATGTTATGGTGACTTCTTGAACGCGAAGTTTTAGAAAGCCCCAGAattcttaaagtgacagaggcccaatttcaaggtgttaaattacaaagtcaaatttcttctaaGTGATATTTGATACgtgcagcatttttttaaacaactaaagttaacatagttacttgatagTGCCTTTTGTGCCTGGACAACAcaaaatactgcccctttaagaaaaaacacagagttgTTTTAACGGGAAAATGGGCCACAATAGTAGACTGGAAGGTACTAAATTTATAACAGGCTCTTGATTAAGATTcactgcagatttaaaaataggTCCCATCTTTATTGTTGCTGTCATCCCATCAAAACCTTTTCATACCAAACGCacgaaagaaacaaaactgtgtCTCGTCCTTCCTACAGAGAGGCAGCCCGGGAATGTCGCAGGAAGAAAAAGGAGTATGTTAAATGTCTGGAGAACAGAGTCGCCGTCCTGGAGAACCAAAACAAGACGCTAATCGAAGAACTGAAAGCACTTAAGGATCTTTACTGTCATAAATCCGAGTAGCTCGTGTCCTGAGCACGGAGCCGGGCCAAGTAGTTTTCTGGTTTCCGTCAAATGCTTTGACTGTTTGATTCTGGCCTTCCAATCTGCTCATGGCTGgcctgttatttttatttatttttctttgctattttttttacccaataAGGTCCGCCCCTATGACTTTTTCTTCAACAGTACAATAAATTTTGATAACATAAAGTAGTGTGCTGTCATCGGGATCAGAAGGGAAAGCATGAGAAAAGTGCCATCTAAAACGAGGCACTCTAAACTGATAGCCAGAATCCTGTCgaacattatttaatttggtGCTTGATGCTGCTGAGATCAGCATGCCGTCATAGTTTCAAGCCACCGCCCCGCATTCGTTTGTGCGTCATTGTATTTGCGCTCTTCGTTGTGATTCTTCTCTGTCGTGTTGAAAAAGGTGCCTGAGTCAAACGATGCCATGGAAATGCAAGCTGTAGATTTGTTTTCGACACTGGCGTTTGATTTCTATGTTTTGCCGTTGTTCGGGGGGTTAGATTCAGATCATGtcttctaaatgtttctgagctgctCATCATCACTTGGCTTCACCGGACTCGAGGAAAGTTTGTGTTTACTGTGCAAGCAATAATGTCTTTTGAAGTTTATCGCCGTTTATCCCTATGTTCAGTTTCCAACATTGTTAAAAACTCCTCCAAGACGCCGCCTTTTTATTCAgctggaaaatatatttatgatttatataattttttttctttgtttatcaACATTTTACGATCTATGAAACAGTTCcagtataaaatgttttactagTTAGGGTGTATCTAAGCTGGGACTCTTGGTGAATCTAACCTTGATGAGAATTATGCCTTACAGATCACTCTCCAACTAACTGGGGAAAACTAATTGAGATTTGCTACCAATACCCAATACTGTAGGACAGGTGTGGTGTAACAAAACAAGTGTCTGTTCTGTTGTgtattgtatatatttattaacCTCGCTACCTGTAATTACTAGGAATATGCCAGTCAAGGTTTTTTGCCTGCAAAACTGATCTGAGTCATTTAAATACAGGCATTTGGCAATATTTACACAGCGTTTGATACTTAATAAAAATTGGTGCCATGTGCGGTGAAATAAATCACTGCATTTCATAAGAATTACATCGTCCACTTCATTGACTGAGGAGCATTTAACTCACAATTGAtgttcattttgacagattttctttttctttctttttttttttgccaactgGAGAAACTAACCAGCCTCAATTTGGTCCTCCAACCAGTTAGCTAGGTTTGGAAAGCtaatacaatgttttaaaactgcaccaaCTTTATCATTTGTTTATAAACGTATGTCTTCATAAACAGCCTCATAAGCCCACACATTTCTTCTGCTGACAGTGTTTGCTAATGCTAGCATTTTCTATTTACATGTGACTTGCTGAATCTGGTGGTAAAGGATATCAGCCTAGTTCCGAATAATCGGGTGCGGACAAAATGTTGTGCT
This genomic window contains:
- the creb1b gene encoding cyclic AMP-responsive element-binding protein 1b isoform X1, producing MWLGCHSQSVQVIFEKQREKCVKPIMRRRDATHSVRSPTTGNNTFRISSGLSTPTDHRSQTYIERLLLIASPMKMEPAAEAQQAADTAVTESQQITQAQIATLAQVSMAAGHASATGPTVTLVQLPNGQTVQVHGVIQAAQPSVIQSPQVQAVQISTIAESEDSQESVDSVTDSQKRREILSRRPSYRKILNDLSSDAPAVPRIEEEKAEEDSSAAVATPAITTVTVPTPIYQTSSGQYIAITQGGAIQLANNGTDGVQGLQTLTMTNAAAAAAQPGTTILQYAQTSDGQQILVPSNQVVVQATSGDVQAYQIRAAPANTITSGVVMASSPALPTQGATEEVTRKREVRLMKNREAARECRRKKKEYVKCLENRVAVLENQNKTLIEELKALKDLYCHKSE
- the creb1b gene encoding cyclic AMP-responsive element-binding protein 1b isoform X2 encodes the protein MKMEPAAEAQQAADTAVTESQQITQAQIATLAQVSMAAGHASATGPTVTLVQLPNGQTVQVHGVIQAAQPSVIQSPQVQAVQISTIAESEDSQESVDSVTDSQKRREILSRRPSYRKILNDLSSDAPAVPRIEEEKAEEDSSAAVATPAITTVTVPTPIYQTSSGQYIAITQGGAIQLANNGTDGVQGLQTLTMTNAAAAAAQPGTTILQYAQTSDGQQILVPSNQVVVQATSGDVQAYQIRAAPANTITSGVVMASSPALPTQGATEEVTRKREVRLMKNREAARECRRKKKEYVKCLENRVAVLENQNKTLIEELKALKDLYCHKSE